In one window of Rhinopithecus roxellana isolate Shanxi Qingling chromosome 15, ASM756505v1, whole genome shotgun sequence DNA:
- the SSH3 gene encoding protein phosphatase Slingshot homolog 3 isoform X5 → MALVTVSRSPPGSGASTPVGPRDRAVQRRSRLQRRGFSVTSGGQSRIFKPISIQTMWATLQVLHQACEAALGSGLVPGGSALAWASHYQERLNSDQSCLNEWTAMADLESLRPPSAEPGRPLEQEQMEQAIRAELWKVLDASDLESVTSKEIRQALELRLGLPLQQYRDFIDNQMLLLVAQRDRASRIFPHLYLGSEWNAANLEELQRNSLALGFWDRVTHILNMAREIDNFYPERFTYHNVRLWDEESAQLLPHWKETHRFIEAARAQGTRVLVHCKMGVSRSAATVLAYAMKQYECSLEQALHHVQELRPIARPNPGFLRQLQIYQGILTASRQSHVWEQKVGGVSPEERPAPEVSTPFPPLPPEPGGGGEENVVGTEESQAAPKQEPRPRPRINLRGVMRSISLLEPSLELESTSEASDMPEVFSSHESSHEEPPQLFPQLARTEGSQQVGKGTQPALQSCQSVVALQGSTLVANQTRAFQEQEQGQGQGEPCISSTPRFRKVVRQASVDDSGEEGEA, encoded by the exons ATGGCCCTGGTCACAGTGAGCCGTTCGCCCCCGGGCAGCGGCGCCTCCACGCCCGTGGGGCCCCGG GACCGGGCGGTCCAGCGAAGGAGTCGACTCCAGCGAAG GGGCTTCAGCGTGACGTCTGGTGGGCAGAGCCGGATCTTCAAGCCCATCTCCATCCAGACCATGTG GGCCACACTCCAGGTATTGCACCAAGCATGTGAGGCAGCTCTAGGCAGTGGCCTTGTACCAGGTGGCAGTGCCCTCGCCTGGGCCAGCCACTACCAGGAGAGACTGAACTCCGACCAGAGCTGCCTCAATGAGTGGACAGCTATGGCCGACTTGGAGTCTCTGCGGCCTCCCAGTGCCGAGCCTGGCCG GCCCTTAGAACAGGAGCAGATGGAGCAGGCGATCCGTGCTGAGCTGTGGAAAGTGTTGGATGCCAGTGACCTGGAAAGCGTCACTTCCAAGGAG ATCCGCCAGGCCCTGGAGCTGCGCTTAGGGCTCCCCCTCCAGCAGTACCGTGACTTCATCGACAACcagatgctgctgctggtggCACAGCGGGACCGAGCCTCCCGCATCTTCCCCCACCTCTACCTG GGCTCAGAGTGGAACGCAGCAAACCTGGAGGAGCTGCAGAGGAACAG CCTGGCCTTGGGCTTCTGGGACAGGGTCACCCACATCTTGAACATGGCCCGGGAGATTGACAACTTCTACCCTGAGCGCTTCACCTACCACAATGTGCGCCTCTGGGATGAGGAGTCGGCCCAGTTGCTGCCGCACTGGAAGGAGACCCACCGCTTCATTGAGGCTGCAAG AGCACAGGGCACCCGTGTGCTAGTCCACTGCAAGATGGGCGTCAGCCGCTCGGCGGCCACAGTGCTGGCCTATGCCATGAAGCAGTATGAATGCAGCCTGGAGCAGGCCCTGCACCATGTGCAGGAGCTCCGGCCCATTGCCCGCCCCAACCCTGGCTTCCTGCGCCAGCTGCAGATCTACCAGGGCATCCTGACTGCCAG CCGCCAGAGCCATGTCTGGGAGCAGAAAGTGGGTGGGGTCTCGCCAGAGGAGCGCCCAGCCCCTGAAGTCTCTACACCATTCCCACCTCTTCCGCCAGAgcctgggggtggtggggaggagaaTGTTGTGGGCACGGAGGAGAGCCAGGCAGCCCCAAAACAAGAACCTAGGCCACGGCCACGTATCAACCTCCGAGGGGTCATGAGGTCCATCAGTCTTCTGGAACCCTCCTTGGAGCTGGAGAGCACCTCAGAAGCCAGTGACATGCCAGAG GTTTTCTCTTCCCATGAGTCTTCACATGAAGAGCCTCCACAGCTGTTCCCACAGCTCGCAAGGACCGAGGGAAGCCAGCAGGTGGGCAAGGGGACTCAGCCTGCCCTGCAGTCCTGCCAGTCAGTGGTTGCCCTCCAGGGCAGTACCCTGGTGGCCAACCAGACCCGGGCCTtccaggagcaggagcaggggcAAGGGCAGGGAGAGCCCTGCATTTCCTCTACGCCCAGGTTCCGGAAGGTGGTGAGGCAGGCCAGTGTGGATGACAGCGGAGAGGAGGGTGAGGCCTGA
- the SSH3 gene encoding protein phosphatase Slingshot homolog 3 isoform X4 → MALVTVSRSPPGSGASTPVGPRDRAVQRRSRLQRRQSFAVLRGAVLGLQDGGDNDDAAEASPEPAEEPPNEEEPSGDQTDFGQGSQSPQKQEEQRRHLHLMVQLLRPQDDIRLAAQLEAARPPRLRYLLVVSTQEGEGLSQDETVLLGVDFPDSSSPSCTLGLVLPLWSDTQVYLDGDGGFSVTSGGQSRIFKPISIQTMWATLQVLHQACEAALGSGLVPGGSALAWASHYQERLNSDQSCLNEWTAMADLESLRPPSAEPGRPLEQEQMEQAIRAELWKVLDASDLESVTSKEIRQALELRLGLPLQQYRDFIDNQMLLLVAQRDRASRIFPHLYLGSEWNAANLEELQRNSLALGFWDRVTHILNMAREIDNFYPERFTYHNVRLWDEESAQLLPHWKETHRFIEAARAQGTRVLVHCKMGVSRSAATVLAYAMKQYECSLEQALHHVQELRPIARPNPGFLRQLQIYQGILTASRQSHVWEQKVGGVSPEERPAPEVSTPFPPLPPEPGGGGEENVVGTEESQAAPKQEPRPRPRINLRGVMRSISLLEPSLELESTSEASDMPEVFSSHESSHEEPPQLFPQLARTEGSQQEQEQGQGQGEPCISSTPRFRKVVRQASVDDSGEEGEA, encoded by the exons ATGGCCCTGGTCACAGTGAGCCGTTCGCCCCCGGGCAGCGGCGCCTCCACGCCCGTGGGGCCCCGG GACCGGGCGGTCCAGCGAAGGAGTCGACTCCAGCGAAG GCAGAGCTTTGCGGTGCTCCGAGGGGCTGTCCTGGGGCTGCAGGATGGAGGGGATAATGATGATGCAGCAGAGGCCAGTCCTGAGCCAGCAGAGGAGCCCCCGAATGAGGAGGAGCCCAGCGGGGACCAGACAGACTTCGGGCAAGGATCCCAGAGTCCCCAGAAACAGGAGGAGCAGAGGCGGCACCTGCACCTCATGGTGCAGCTGTTGAGGCCGCAGGATGACATCCGCCTG GCAGCCCAGCTGGAGGCAGCCCGGCCTCCCCGGCTCCGCTACCTGCTGGTAGTTTCTACACAAGAAGGAGAAGGTCTGAGCCAGGATGAGACAGTCCTCCTGGGTGTGGATTTCCCTGACAGCAG CTCCCCCAgctgcaccctgggcctggtctTGCCCCTCTGGAGTGACACCCAGGTGTACTTAGATGGAGACGG GGGCTTCAGCGTGACGTCTGGTGGGCAGAGCCGGATCTTCAAGCCCATCTCCATCCAGACCATGTG GGCCACACTCCAGGTATTGCACCAAGCATGTGAGGCAGCTCTAGGCAGTGGCCTTGTACCAGGTGGCAGTGCCCTCGCCTGGGCCAGCCACTACCAGGAGAGACTGAACTCCGACCAGAGCTGCCTCAATGAGTGGACAGCTATGGCCGACTTGGAGTCTCTGCGGCCTCCCAGTGCCGAGCCTGGCCG GCCCTTAGAACAGGAGCAGATGGAGCAGGCGATCCGTGCTGAGCTGTGGAAAGTGTTGGATGCCAGTGACCTGGAAAGCGTCACTTCCAAGGAG ATCCGCCAGGCCCTGGAGCTGCGCTTAGGGCTCCCCCTCCAGCAGTACCGTGACTTCATCGACAACcagatgctgctgctggtggCACAGCGGGACCGAGCCTCCCGCATCTTCCCCCACCTCTACCTG GGCTCAGAGTGGAACGCAGCAAACCTGGAGGAGCTGCAGAGGAACAG CCTGGCCTTGGGCTTCTGGGACAGGGTCACCCACATCTTGAACATGGCCCGGGAGATTGACAACTTCTACCCTGAGCGCTTCACCTACCACAATGTGCGCCTCTGGGATGAGGAGTCGGCCCAGTTGCTGCCGCACTGGAAGGAGACCCACCGCTTCATTGAGGCTGCAAG AGCACAGGGCACCCGTGTGCTAGTCCACTGCAAGATGGGCGTCAGCCGCTCGGCGGCCACAGTGCTGGCCTATGCCATGAAGCAGTATGAATGCAGCCTGGAGCAGGCCCTGCACCATGTGCAGGAGCTCCGGCCCATTGCCCGCCCCAACCCTGGCTTCCTGCGCCAGCTGCAGATCTACCAGGGCATCCTGACTGCCAG CCGCCAGAGCCATGTCTGGGAGCAGAAAGTGGGTGGGGTCTCGCCAGAGGAGCGCCCAGCCCCTGAAGTCTCTACACCATTCCCACCTCTTCCGCCAGAgcctgggggtggtggggaggagaaTGTTGTGGGCACGGAGGAGAGCCAGGCAGCCCCAAAACAAGAACCTAGGCCACGGCCACGTATCAACCTCCGAGGGGTCATGAGGTCCATCAGTCTTCTGGAACCCTCCTTGGAGCTGGAGAGCACCTCAGAAGCCAGTGACATGCCAGAG GTTTTCTCTTCCCATGAGTCTTCACATGAAGAGCCTCCACAGCTGTTCCCACAGCTCGCAAGGACCGAGGGAAGCCAGCAG gagcaggagcaggggcAAGGGCAGGGAGAGCCCTGCATTTCCTCTACGCCCAGGTTCCGGAAGGTGGTGAGGCAGGCCAGTGTGGATGACAGCGGAGAGGAGGGTGAGGCCTGA
- the SSH3 gene encoding protein phosphatase Slingshot homolog 3 isoform X1, which yields MALVTVSRSPPGSGASTPVGPRDRAVQRRSRLQRRQSFAVLRGAVLGLQDGGDNDDAAEASPEPAEEPPNEEEPSGDQTDFGQGSQSPQKQEEQRRHLHLMVQLLRPQDDIRLAAQLEAARPPRLRYLLVVSTQEGEGLSQDETVLLGVDFPDSSSPSCTLGLVLPLWSDTQVYLDGDGGFSVTSGGQSRIFKPISIQTMWATLQVLHQACEAALGSGLVPGGSALAWASHYQERLNSDQSCLNEWTAMADLESLRPPSAEPGRPLEQEQMEQAIRAELWKVLDASDLESVTSKEIRQALELRLGLPLQQYRDFIDNQMLLLVAQRDRASRIFPHLYLGSEWNAANLEELQRNSLALGFWDRVTHILNMAREIDNFYPERFTYHNVRLWDEESAQLLPHWKETHRFIEAARAQGTRVLVHCKMGVSRSAATVLAYAMKQYECSLEQALHHVQELRPIARPNPGFLRQLQIYQGILTASRQSHVWEQKVGGVSPEERPAPEVSTPFPPLPPEPGGGGEENVVGTEESQAAPKQEPRPRPRINLRGVMRSISLLEPSLELESTSEASDMPEVFSSHESSHEEPPQLFPQLARTEGSQQVGKGTQPALQSCQSVVALQGSTLVANQTRAFQEQEQGQGQGEPCISSTPRFRKVVRQASVDDSGEEGEA from the exons ATGGCCCTGGTCACAGTGAGCCGTTCGCCCCCGGGCAGCGGCGCCTCCACGCCCGTGGGGCCCCGG GACCGGGCGGTCCAGCGAAGGAGTCGACTCCAGCGAAG GCAGAGCTTTGCGGTGCTCCGAGGGGCTGTCCTGGGGCTGCAGGATGGAGGGGATAATGATGATGCAGCAGAGGCCAGTCCTGAGCCAGCAGAGGAGCCCCCGAATGAGGAGGAGCCCAGCGGGGACCAGACAGACTTCGGGCAAGGATCCCAGAGTCCCCAGAAACAGGAGGAGCAGAGGCGGCACCTGCACCTCATGGTGCAGCTGTTGAGGCCGCAGGATGACATCCGCCTG GCAGCCCAGCTGGAGGCAGCCCGGCCTCCCCGGCTCCGCTACCTGCTGGTAGTTTCTACACAAGAAGGAGAAGGTCTGAGCCAGGATGAGACAGTCCTCCTGGGTGTGGATTTCCCTGACAGCAG CTCCCCCAgctgcaccctgggcctggtctTGCCCCTCTGGAGTGACACCCAGGTGTACTTAGATGGAGACGG GGGCTTCAGCGTGACGTCTGGTGGGCAGAGCCGGATCTTCAAGCCCATCTCCATCCAGACCATGTG GGCCACACTCCAGGTATTGCACCAAGCATGTGAGGCAGCTCTAGGCAGTGGCCTTGTACCAGGTGGCAGTGCCCTCGCCTGGGCCAGCCACTACCAGGAGAGACTGAACTCCGACCAGAGCTGCCTCAATGAGTGGACAGCTATGGCCGACTTGGAGTCTCTGCGGCCTCCCAGTGCCGAGCCTGGCCG GCCCTTAGAACAGGAGCAGATGGAGCAGGCGATCCGTGCTGAGCTGTGGAAAGTGTTGGATGCCAGTGACCTGGAAAGCGTCACTTCCAAGGAG ATCCGCCAGGCCCTGGAGCTGCGCTTAGGGCTCCCCCTCCAGCAGTACCGTGACTTCATCGACAACcagatgctgctgctggtggCACAGCGGGACCGAGCCTCCCGCATCTTCCCCCACCTCTACCTG GGCTCAGAGTGGAACGCAGCAAACCTGGAGGAGCTGCAGAGGAACAG CCTGGCCTTGGGCTTCTGGGACAGGGTCACCCACATCTTGAACATGGCCCGGGAGATTGACAACTTCTACCCTGAGCGCTTCACCTACCACAATGTGCGCCTCTGGGATGAGGAGTCGGCCCAGTTGCTGCCGCACTGGAAGGAGACCCACCGCTTCATTGAGGCTGCAAG AGCACAGGGCACCCGTGTGCTAGTCCACTGCAAGATGGGCGTCAGCCGCTCGGCGGCCACAGTGCTGGCCTATGCCATGAAGCAGTATGAATGCAGCCTGGAGCAGGCCCTGCACCATGTGCAGGAGCTCCGGCCCATTGCCCGCCCCAACCCTGGCTTCCTGCGCCAGCTGCAGATCTACCAGGGCATCCTGACTGCCAG CCGCCAGAGCCATGTCTGGGAGCAGAAAGTGGGTGGGGTCTCGCCAGAGGAGCGCCCAGCCCCTGAAGTCTCTACACCATTCCCACCTCTTCCGCCAGAgcctgggggtggtggggaggagaaTGTTGTGGGCACGGAGGAGAGCCAGGCAGCCCCAAAACAAGAACCTAGGCCACGGCCACGTATCAACCTCCGAGGGGTCATGAGGTCCATCAGTCTTCTGGAACCCTCCTTGGAGCTGGAGAGCACCTCAGAAGCCAGTGACATGCCAGAG GTTTTCTCTTCCCATGAGTCTTCACATGAAGAGCCTCCACAGCTGTTCCCACAGCTCGCAAGGACCGAGGGAAGCCAGCAGGTGGGCAAGGGGACTCAGCCTGCCCTGCAGTCCTGCCAGTCAGTGGTTGCCCTCCAGGGCAGTACCCTGGTGGCCAACCAGACCCGGGCCTtccaggagcaggagcaggggcAAGGGCAGGGAGAGCCCTGCATTTCCTCTACGCCCAGGTTCCGGAAGGTGGTGAGGCAGGCCAGTGTGGATGACAGCGGAGAGGAGGGTGAGGCCTGA
- the SSH3 gene encoding protein phosphatase Slingshot homolog 3 isoform X2, which yields MALVTVSRSPPGSGASTPVGPRDRAVQRRSRLQRRQSFAVLRGAVLGLQDGGDNDDAAEASPEPAEEPPNEEEPSGDQTDFGQGSQSPQKQEEQRRHLHLMVQLLRPQDDIRLAAQLEAARPPRLRYLLVVSTQEGEGLSQDETVLLGVDFPDSSSPSCTLGLVLPLWSDTQVYLDGDGGFSVTSGGQSRIFKPISIQTMWATLQVLHQACEAALGSGLVPGGSALAWASHYQERLNSDQSCLNEWTAMADLESLRPPSAEPGRPLEQEQMEQAIRAELWKVLDASDLESVTSKEIRQALELRLGLPLQQYRDFIDNQMLLLVAQRDRASRIFPHLYLGSEWNAANLEELQRNRVTHILNMAREIDNFYPERFTYHNVRLWDEESAQLLPHWKETHRFIEAARAQGTRVLVHCKMGVSRSAATVLAYAMKQYECSLEQALHHVQELRPIARPNPGFLRQLQIYQGILTASRQSHVWEQKVGGVSPEERPAPEVSTPFPPLPPEPGGGGEENVVGTEESQAAPKQEPRPRPRINLRGVMRSISLLEPSLELESTSEASDMPEVFSSHESSHEEPPQLFPQLARTEGSQQVGKGTQPALQSCQSVVALQGSTLVANQTRAFQEQEQGQGQGEPCISSTPRFRKVVRQASVDDSGEEGEA from the exons ATGGCCCTGGTCACAGTGAGCCGTTCGCCCCCGGGCAGCGGCGCCTCCACGCCCGTGGGGCCCCGG GACCGGGCGGTCCAGCGAAGGAGTCGACTCCAGCGAAG GCAGAGCTTTGCGGTGCTCCGAGGGGCTGTCCTGGGGCTGCAGGATGGAGGGGATAATGATGATGCAGCAGAGGCCAGTCCTGAGCCAGCAGAGGAGCCCCCGAATGAGGAGGAGCCCAGCGGGGACCAGACAGACTTCGGGCAAGGATCCCAGAGTCCCCAGAAACAGGAGGAGCAGAGGCGGCACCTGCACCTCATGGTGCAGCTGTTGAGGCCGCAGGATGACATCCGCCTG GCAGCCCAGCTGGAGGCAGCCCGGCCTCCCCGGCTCCGCTACCTGCTGGTAGTTTCTACACAAGAAGGAGAAGGTCTGAGCCAGGATGAGACAGTCCTCCTGGGTGTGGATTTCCCTGACAGCAG CTCCCCCAgctgcaccctgggcctggtctTGCCCCTCTGGAGTGACACCCAGGTGTACTTAGATGGAGACGG GGGCTTCAGCGTGACGTCTGGTGGGCAGAGCCGGATCTTCAAGCCCATCTCCATCCAGACCATGTG GGCCACACTCCAGGTATTGCACCAAGCATGTGAGGCAGCTCTAGGCAGTGGCCTTGTACCAGGTGGCAGTGCCCTCGCCTGGGCCAGCCACTACCAGGAGAGACTGAACTCCGACCAGAGCTGCCTCAATGAGTGGACAGCTATGGCCGACTTGGAGTCTCTGCGGCCTCCCAGTGCCGAGCCTGGCCG GCCCTTAGAACAGGAGCAGATGGAGCAGGCGATCCGTGCTGAGCTGTGGAAAGTGTTGGATGCCAGTGACCTGGAAAGCGTCACTTCCAAGGAG ATCCGCCAGGCCCTGGAGCTGCGCTTAGGGCTCCCCCTCCAGCAGTACCGTGACTTCATCGACAACcagatgctgctgctggtggCACAGCGGGACCGAGCCTCCCGCATCTTCCCCCACCTCTACCTG GGCTCAGAGTGGAACGCAGCAAACCTGGAGGAGCTGCAGAGGAACAG GGTCACCCACATCTTGAACATGGCCCGGGAGATTGACAACTTCTACCCTGAGCGCTTCACCTACCACAATGTGCGCCTCTGGGATGAGGAGTCGGCCCAGTTGCTGCCGCACTGGAAGGAGACCCACCGCTTCATTGAGGCTGCAAG AGCACAGGGCACCCGTGTGCTAGTCCACTGCAAGATGGGCGTCAGCCGCTCGGCGGCCACAGTGCTGGCCTATGCCATGAAGCAGTATGAATGCAGCCTGGAGCAGGCCCTGCACCATGTGCAGGAGCTCCGGCCCATTGCCCGCCCCAACCCTGGCTTCCTGCGCCAGCTGCAGATCTACCAGGGCATCCTGACTGCCAG CCGCCAGAGCCATGTCTGGGAGCAGAAAGTGGGTGGGGTCTCGCCAGAGGAGCGCCCAGCCCCTGAAGTCTCTACACCATTCCCACCTCTTCCGCCAGAgcctgggggtggtggggaggagaaTGTTGTGGGCACGGAGGAGAGCCAGGCAGCCCCAAAACAAGAACCTAGGCCACGGCCACGTATCAACCTCCGAGGGGTCATGAGGTCCATCAGTCTTCTGGAACCCTCCTTGGAGCTGGAGAGCACCTCAGAAGCCAGTGACATGCCAGAG GTTTTCTCTTCCCATGAGTCTTCACATGAAGAGCCTCCACAGCTGTTCCCACAGCTCGCAAGGACCGAGGGAAGCCAGCAGGTGGGCAAGGGGACTCAGCCTGCCCTGCAGTCCTGCCAGTCAGTGGTTGCCCTCCAGGGCAGTACCCTGGTGGCCAACCAGACCCGGGCCTtccaggagcaggagcaggggcAAGGGCAGGGAGAGCCCTGCATTTCCTCTACGCCCAGGTTCCGGAAGGTGGTGAGGCAGGCCAGTGTGGATGACAGCGGAGAGGAGGGTGAGGCCTGA
- the SSH3 gene encoding protein phosphatase Slingshot homolog 3 isoform X3, whose protein sequence is MALVTVSRSPPGSGASTPVGPRDRAVQRRSRLQRRQSFAVLRGAVLGLQDGGDNDDAAEASPEPAEEPPNEEEPSGDQTDFGQGSQSPQKQEEQRRHLHLMVQLLRPQDDIRLAAQLEAARPPRLRYLLVVSTQEGEGLSQDETVLLGVDFPDSRGFSVTSGGQSRIFKPISIQTMWATLQVLHQACEAALGSGLVPGGSALAWASHYQERLNSDQSCLNEWTAMADLESLRPPSAEPGRPLEQEQMEQAIRAELWKVLDASDLESVTSKEIRQALELRLGLPLQQYRDFIDNQMLLLVAQRDRASRIFPHLYLGSEWNAANLEELQRNSLALGFWDRVTHILNMAREIDNFYPERFTYHNVRLWDEESAQLLPHWKETHRFIEAARAQGTRVLVHCKMGVSRSAATVLAYAMKQYECSLEQALHHVQELRPIARPNPGFLRQLQIYQGILTASRQSHVWEQKVGGVSPEERPAPEVSTPFPPLPPEPGGGGEENVVGTEESQAAPKQEPRPRPRINLRGVMRSISLLEPSLELESTSEASDMPEVFSSHESSHEEPPQLFPQLARTEGSQQVGKGTQPALQSCQSVVALQGSTLVANQTRAFQEQEQGQGQGEPCISSTPRFRKVVRQASVDDSGEEGEA, encoded by the exons ATGGCCCTGGTCACAGTGAGCCGTTCGCCCCCGGGCAGCGGCGCCTCCACGCCCGTGGGGCCCCGG GACCGGGCGGTCCAGCGAAGGAGTCGACTCCAGCGAAG GCAGAGCTTTGCGGTGCTCCGAGGGGCTGTCCTGGGGCTGCAGGATGGAGGGGATAATGATGATGCAGCAGAGGCCAGTCCTGAGCCAGCAGAGGAGCCCCCGAATGAGGAGGAGCCCAGCGGGGACCAGACAGACTTCGGGCAAGGATCCCAGAGTCCCCAGAAACAGGAGGAGCAGAGGCGGCACCTGCACCTCATGGTGCAGCTGTTGAGGCCGCAGGATGACATCCGCCTG GCAGCCCAGCTGGAGGCAGCCCGGCCTCCCCGGCTCCGCTACCTGCTGGTAGTTTCTACACAAGAAGGAGAAGGTCTGAGCCAGGATGAGACAGTCCTCCTGGGTGTGGATTTCCCTGACAGCAG GGGCTTCAGCGTGACGTCTGGTGGGCAGAGCCGGATCTTCAAGCCCATCTCCATCCAGACCATGTG GGCCACACTCCAGGTATTGCACCAAGCATGTGAGGCAGCTCTAGGCAGTGGCCTTGTACCAGGTGGCAGTGCCCTCGCCTGGGCCAGCCACTACCAGGAGAGACTGAACTCCGACCAGAGCTGCCTCAATGAGTGGACAGCTATGGCCGACTTGGAGTCTCTGCGGCCTCCCAGTGCCGAGCCTGGCCG GCCCTTAGAACAGGAGCAGATGGAGCAGGCGATCCGTGCTGAGCTGTGGAAAGTGTTGGATGCCAGTGACCTGGAAAGCGTCACTTCCAAGGAG ATCCGCCAGGCCCTGGAGCTGCGCTTAGGGCTCCCCCTCCAGCAGTACCGTGACTTCATCGACAACcagatgctgctgctggtggCACAGCGGGACCGAGCCTCCCGCATCTTCCCCCACCTCTACCTG GGCTCAGAGTGGAACGCAGCAAACCTGGAGGAGCTGCAGAGGAACAG CCTGGCCTTGGGCTTCTGGGACAGGGTCACCCACATCTTGAACATGGCCCGGGAGATTGACAACTTCTACCCTGAGCGCTTCACCTACCACAATGTGCGCCTCTGGGATGAGGAGTCGGCCCAGTTGCTGCCGCACTGGAAGGAGACCCACCGCTTCATTGAGGCTGCAAG AGCACAGGGCACCCGTGTGCTAGTCCACTGCAAGATGGGCGTCAGCCGCTCGGCGGCCACAGTGCTGGCCTATGCCATGAAGCAGTATGAATGCAGCCTGGAGCAGGCCCTGCACCATGTGCAGGAGCTCCGGCCCATTGCCCGCCCCAACCCTGGCTTCCTGCGCCAGCTGCAGATCTACCAGGGCATCCTGACTGCCAG CCGCCAGAGCCATGTCTGGGAGCAGAAAGTGGGTGGGGTCTCGCCAGAGGAGCGCCCAGCCCCTGAAGTCTCTACACCATTCCCACCTCTTCCGCCAGAgcctgggggtggtggggaggagaaTGTTGTGGGCACGGAGGAGAGCCAGGCAGCCCCAAAACAAGAACCTAGGCCACGGCCACGTATCAACCTCCGAGGGGTCATGAGGTCCATCAGTCTTCTGGAACCCTCCTTGGAGCTGGAGAGCACCTCAGAAGCCAGTGACATGCCAGAG GTTTTCTCTTCCCATGAGTCTTCACATGAAGAGCCTCCACAGCTGTTCCCACAGCTCGCAAGGACCGAGGGAAGCCAGCAGGTGGGCAAGGGGACTCAGCCTGCCCTGCAGTCCTGCCAGTCAGTGGTTGCCCTCCAGGGCAGTACCCTGGTGGCCAACCAGACCCGGGCCTtccaggagcaggagcaggggcAAGGGCAGGGAGAGCCCTGCATTTCCTCTACGCCCAGGTTCCGGAAGGTGGTGAGGCAGGCCAGTGTGGATGACAGCGGAGAGGAGGGTGAGGCCTGA